Part of the Solwaraspora sp. WMMA2065 genome is shown below.
GATCAGCTTCACCGGCTACTGGCGACTCGGCAAGACGCACTGAACCGGCGCTGCTCCGGCGCGACGACGAGGCCACCCGCGGTGCCCGCAGAGGTAGGTCGCCCGGGCCTCACCGGTCCGCCCAGACCGTGACGTCGACCACCATCCGGGGTCGGGGCGGAGTCGGCGGTTCGACGACCTGGATCAGCGCGGTACGCCGCTCGTCGGTCAGCACGCACAGCTGGTCGCCGCGGCGGATCTCGCTGTGCCAGATCGTGGCCACCAACCGGCCCGGTCGCTGCTGAAACGTCCGGCACGCCTGGTAGCCGCCCGGCCGGCCAGCCCGCACGAGCGCGAACGAGGGCGTGTCCGACGCGCTGCGGATCCGGTGGCACTCGACGATGAGGTCGGCCAGGCCACCATCGCGGACCGGGCCGACCAGCCGCCCGGTGCTGCCATGGCCAGGCTCGCCGGTGTCGGCGTCGATCTTGTCGCGATAGTTGGTGATCACGTCCGTCGTCGCTCGCAGGACACAGCCGGTGCGGTGCAGCGCGACCGGCACGGGGGCTTCGACCGGCCGGTGGGCGGCCACCGCGTCACACGCGACGGTGGGCGTGGTCCGGGTCGGACCGGCGGTGGCTCCGACCGCGCCCGCGGTCACCACCAGGGCGCAGCCGGCCGTCATGGCCACCCACCATCGACGGCGCCCGTCACGGCGTACGGGCTCGGGATGCTCGTTCTCCCAGCGGTGGGCCAGACGCTCCCGCAGCAACCGGTGCCGAAACTCGTACACACCGCCCACCCGACGTAGTCCCTTGTGTCGTGACTCGTACGCCTGATCGAGGAAACGTGTCAGTTGCCACGGCAGCGGGCTGCGCGCAGCCAGCCAGATACGTGCGATCGTGAAGTGCAGCCAGGCCGCTCGGGCACCTCGCACGATCGCCGCACCGACGCCGAGCGTGAAGGCCGTGGCCATTACGGGCGGATTGTCGGCGGGTCTGACCACGAGCTTGAGCACGAGCCCGGCGAGCACGCCGGTCACGATCGCGCTGAACGCCATGCTCACCAGTGCGGCCCTGCGGTCGTTGCGCAGCACCCCGGACGGCCGGTCCCCCTGCGTCGTGTCCGTCATGACCTGGCCCTGCATCAGCAGCATGACCGCGCCGGCCGGCACCGCGATCAGGTAGCCGGCCGGTGCCATGTGCCAGGCCGGGTCGCGGCCGAACATCACCATCAGAATCGCCACGAACAGTGTGGCTCCGGCGGCCCCGAACGCCGCGCCCCTTGTCGACTCTTCGATCAGGATCCGCGGCCGCGAGCCGAGCCGCCAGGGTTAGGACAAGCAGTTTGTTCGAGCCACTGTAGACTGGAAAGGCGTGGCGGCGCACCTCCCCCCTGGTGTCCAGCGAGGATCCAGCAGAGCACTCCGGACCGAACTGGCGGTCCGCCTCGAGATCAACCGGCGGTACAGTACCTCCCAGGACCGCGAAGAGTCGCCGTCCAACTGCATTGTGAAACCGGCACACTCCAAGAAAGGGATGATGTGGTGAGCAGACGCTTCACCGCCGGCGCCGTCGCGACCGCGACCGCGCTGGCCCTGCTGGGCGCCGTACCGGCCAGACCGGCCGCCGCCGCCCCCGACGCCGCAGGTGACGTCACCGAGTACACGGTGGTCGCTGAGGCCGGCACCGGCGCCGCCGAGGCGATGGCGGCCATCGAGACTGCCGGCGGCACCGTCACCGGCAGCACCGCCGACGTGGGCATGTACCAGGTCGTCACCGACGACGCCGAGTTCGCCGCCAAGGTCGCCGCCGCTCCCGCGCTGCTCGGCGCCGCAGAGAAGCGGGCCATCGGGTACGCGCCACGCCAGCGCTTCGACGCGGTGGAGCAGGAGCACCGCATCGCCGGCGCGGCATCCGCCGGGGCGGCCGGGCGGCGCGGCACCCGGATGGACCCGCTGGACGACAAGCTGTGGGGCCTGCCGATGATGCGGGCGGACAAGTCACGCCGGGTCGAGCCGGGCGACCGGCGGGTCACCGTCGGCATCCTGGACACCGGCGTCGACGGGCAGCACCCGGACCTCAAGCCCAACTTCAGCTACTCGCTGTCGCGCAACTTCGCCCCCGACATCCCCGACATCGACGGCCCGTGTGAGGTGGAGTCCTGCCTGGACCCGGTCGATCGGGACGACAGCGGCCACGGCACCCACGTCGCCGGCACCATCGGCGCCGCCGCCAACCGCTTCGGCCTGTCCGGCGTCGCCCCCAACGTCACGCTGGTGGCACTCAAGGGCGGCCAGGACTCCGGCTACTTCTTCCTCGACTCGGTGGTCAACGCCCTGGTCTACGCCGGTGACGCCGGCATCGACGTGGTCAACATGTCGTTCTACATCGACCCGTGGCTGTACAACTGCCTGGACAACCCGGCCGACTCCGCCGAGGAGCAGGCGTCGCAGCGAGCCACCATCGAGGCGGTCAACCGGGCACTGCGGTACGCGCACAAGCGGGGCGTCACCCTGGTCGGCTCGCTCGGCAACAACCACGAGGACCTGGGCGACCCCCGCCCGGACTCGTCCAGCCCCAACTACGGCGGCACCCCCCGGCTGCGCACCATCGACAACGACACCTGCTGGGACCTGCCGGTCGAAGGCGCGCACGTGATCGGTGTGTCGGCGCTCGGCCCGTCAAAGGCCAAGGCGGACTACTCCAACTACGGCACTGAGGAGATCTCGGTCGCCGCGCCCGGTGGCTGGTTCCGCGACGGCTACGGCACGCCGACCCACCGGACCTACGACAACACCATCCTGTCGTCGTACCCGCTGCACGTGCTGCAGGAAGAGGGCGCGGTCGACGCCGACGGCAACATCGTGCCGGACGCCGAGTCGTACGTGTTCAAGGAGTGCACGTCGGCCGGGGTGTGCGGCTACTACACGTACCTGCAGGGCACCTCGATGGCGTCGCCGCACGTCTCCGGGGTGGCCGCGCTGATCGTCAGCCGGTACGGCAAGCGCGACGGCCACCGGGGCGGGCTGACCCTGGACCCGGACAAGGTGGAACGGCACCTGTACCGGACCGCGGCCGACACGGCCTGCCCCGAGCCGCGCCTGGTCTCCTACGCCAATGAGGGCCGGTCCCCCGAATGGGACGCCTACTGCGACGGCAGCACCAGCTTCAACGGCTTCTACGGCCACGGCATCGTCGACGCCTTCGCCGCGGTCACCCGGCCACTGCACCACCACCACTGAGGACACCGCCGGCCGGCGGCCGGGGTGGGCTGATCACCGCCCATCCCGGTCGCCGGCCGAAGCCAAGCCGGCGCCGGCCGCCGCCAACCGGTCGGCCAGCGCCGGATGGGCCTGCCGCAGCCGACGCGCGGCGGACCGGTCGTCGAGCAACTGCCCCCACAGCACACCTCGAGCCTGGTCGAGCAACACGACGCCGGCACCCGGATCGCCGCCGTCCACCGCCACCGCCGCCGCGTCGGCGCCGAGCAGTTGCCAACGCGCCAGCGCGTCCTCCTGGCCGCTGCGGCTGCGCCCACGCCAGCTCAGCCGGGGAGCTGGTCCAGAGCCAGCCGGTAGCCGTCGGCGGCGGCCAGCTCACCCCGCCCGGCATGCAGGCCGGCCAACTCCACGGCGGAGCTGACCAGCAGGTCGACCGGCGACGACGGGTCCTGTAGCACCTGCCGCCAGGCGGCCGATTCCGGGCCCACCCACGAGTCCGGGTCGAGGCCGCGCCGCTGCCGGTAACGGTCCCGCAGGGCCAGCGACAGGCCGTACCGCAGCCAGGCTGCCGACACGGCGGACGCGGCTTCCGACGGCATCCGCGCCAGCACCCGCGTTCCGCGCTCCCCCGCCTCGACCGCCCGGTCGAGGTCGGCGGCGTCACCGTCCTGGCGCCAGCGACGACGGTAGATGCTGACAAGGTTGTTCAACCAGATGACCAGGTCGGCAGCTGCGCCGACATCGGCGGCCCGCACGGCGGCCTCGCCGAGCCCGACCGCTTCGTCGATGCGGCCGACCGACTTCAACCGCAGCGCGTGCATGGTTAGCGCCGCCGGCCGGTCCCGGTGCCAGTGCGGCAATTCGGCCAGCAGCCGGATGCTCACCTCCAGCGCGGTGTCCCGGGCATGCTCGTCACGGAACGCATTCCACCGGTCGGCCGCGAGCGAACTCGCCCTGGTGCTGCTGCTGGCTGAGGTCGGTGACGGTGAGCGCGCCGTCGTGCAGCAGCAGATTGCCGTCGGGAGGGCCGCTGCAGGTTCTGGTCGCCGTGGCAGGCGAAGTGCGCCCAGCTGTGCCCGGGCAGCTGGTCGAGCACGACCTGTTCCCGGGCAACGTTGCGCAGCGGCGGCTGGCCGGGGGTGTGTGGCAGCCCGACGACCAGCATCCGGGGGTCGGTCGGACCGTCCCGGCGGGCCTCGACTGCTTCCCGCAGCACCCGCAGCGTCGGCGTGTAGGAGGAGACCACCCGGTCGATGACCGTACGCGGGGGCGTGCCGGTCAACGGACCACCGGCGGCGCGGTGGTGGCCGGCGGCGTGCAGCGGCAGCAGCGCCAGCGGCCCGGTCGGGCACCACCATATCCGCGGCCACGACGTGCCGGCCGGTGGCGTGTCGGCCAGGCCGAGCGCGTCGAGCACCGGCCCGGCCACGTCGTCCCAGAGCCATTCGAGCACGTCGCCGAGGGTATCGTCGTCGGCCAGCGCCGGCACGGTGTCGAACTCCCGGGCGGCGCGTTCGGCGACGCCGAGGCTGGTCAGGTAGGCGTCCGCCCGCTCGGCCACGGTCCGTGCGGTGAGCCGGGGCAGCTCGACCACCCGTACACCGGCGGGTTCGACGATCAGCGCGTCGCACCGCCACCGGCTGACGTTGATCACCGCGGTCCGCTGCCGGTTGTCGGCAGCAAGGTGGACAACCGGGGCGGCAGCAGGAAGTCCTCGAAGCCGGGCAGTCTGCGGACCTGGGCGACGGTGTCGTCCCATTCCCGGGCCGCCGCCATCCGCCGGTCGACTTCGCGTGACACCGCCAGATCCGTCGGACCCTCCTCGTCAGACTCTGCCACATTCCTGTCGGACAGACAGTTACGCCGTGACGGCGTTGTGTGCGGCGTCCTCAGGTGACACGATCAAGAAGCATCTACTCAATCCGATCGAGGAGGTGGACATGCGGACGTTGCGGCACCTGGCAGCCCGACTGGTGGGCAAGAGGCGGATCAGCGTCCGGTACGACTGGTGGTACTACCACCAGGCGTAGAGCCCGTCGGACACCGGGAGCAAAGGCAGGACCTCGGCAGCGGGGTCCTGCACGCGGTTAGGAGCCGCAGATGGCACCACTGCAGCAGGGCGACCGACCACCGGGGCCGCGCGGGCACTGGCTCACCGGCAACACCCCGGCCTACGAGGCCGACCGGATCGGCTTCATCCAGCGCAATCATCGCGAGTACGGCGATGTGTTCACCTTCGACGAGCGCACCGTGTTCGTGATCGACCCGGAACTGGCCAACGATGTGCTCACCCGGCCGGGCAACGCGTTCCTGCCCGAGCTGGCCCCGTTCGACGCCCGGCCCGATCTCGACCGGGCCGCCGAGCGGGCCGAGGCCTGGATGCCGGCGCGTCGGGCCGCGTGGGCCGGTCTCGACCGACAGGCCAGCGCCGCCTTCGACGGGCGTACCGTCGAGATCCTCGACGCGGCCCTCGACGCGGCCGCCGGCCGGGAGACCGACGTGCTGGCGATGATGCGACGGTACGCCGCCGCGACGATCGCCGATTACTGCTTTGGCGTGGACGCCACAGGGTTCCCGGAGCTGCTCGCCGAGGGCGTCGCCGCCACCGCGCCGTTCGAGACCGCGAAGTACGGGTTCGCGGCCTGGCTGCCGGTGCGCCGCAACCGTCGGTTCTTCCGCGCGCACCGCGCGTTCACCGACGCCCTGCTATCGGTGGTGCGACGCCGTCGGGCCGGCACGTCCAGCAAGGCCGGCACGTCCACACCGGACCTGCTGGACGTGCTGCTGGCCGCCCGGCCGGCCATGCCGGACCGGGCGGTCGTGTCGACGCTGCGCCCGGTCCTGCTCGGCGGACACGGCGTGCCGGCCGCCGCGCTGACCTCGCTGGTCTGGGAACTCGCCGGCCGACCGGAGCTTGTCGCCGCGCTGCGGGCGGAGGCGGGCGGGCCGGCCGGGTCCGGCGACCCGCCGCCGGCGGCCCGGCTACCGCTGGCCGAGGCCGTGGTCAACGAGGCGCTGCGGCTGTATCCGCCGGCGTGGCTGATGACGCGGACCGCCCGTACGACCACCGGGTTGGGTCCGTGGACGCTGCGGCCCGGCGACGAGGTGCTGATCGGCGCCTACCTCATCCACCGGGATCCACGGTGGTGGCAGCGGCCCGACGAGTTCGACCCCGGCCGGTGGGCGGCCGGTCGGCCGGCACCGGGGGCGGCGTTCCTGCCCTTCGGCGCCGGGCCCCGGGTCTGCATCGGTACGGCGTTGACCATGCGCCAGCTCACCCTCACCGTCTCCCGGCTGGCCCAGCGCGGTTCGGTGGAGTCGTCGAACGCCGCCGCCATCCGGCTGCGGTTCGCCGGCCGGCTCGCACCGGCCGGCCTGCTGGCGCGTTTTGTCGACGGAAAGTCGTGATCACATTCCGTTGCGTACATAGATCCGGTGTGCAAAGGTCGTAAGAATCACTCACCTCGATTGAGCGAGGAGGTAGCCATGCGGACACTGCGCCACCTGGCCGCCCGACTGGCCGGCAGGAAGCGGGTCAGCGGCCGGTACATGTACTGGCCCTACCACTACGAGTAAACCGACCCGGCGGACGACGTCGACGACTGCAGGACAGGGTCCCGGGGCCCCGCCGATCGGCCGGGCCCCGGGACCCTCCTGTCTGACCGCCCGGACCGGTGGTTCAGCCGCTGGCCAGCTGATTGTGCAGGCGGCACCGTTGATGGCGCTGGAGCCGGTGTTGGTGATCCGGAAGTCGACCGCCTGCTGCGGCAACGAGTACGGCACCAGGGTGTCGGTTCCGCCCGGGCTGCTACCGAAGTTGGTCACCTGGACCATCGACGTCCGGGTGGTAACCGGCAACCCAGGTCACCTGCGCAAATCGGAATCACGCCGTCTACAGTCGGTACCGCTGCCCCCGAGCCACGCCGGAGCGCTCTTGACGAGCCTGTTCAGCATCGAGGAGATCTATCCGGAGGAGGCGGGCCGGCCGGTGCGGCTGCCCCGACGGCAGACCGGCAACTCGCCGCAGTGCCTCGCGGTGACCCTGCTGGCCGACTACACCCTGCGGACCCGCGCCTGGCTGCCGTCGGCCGCCATCGTCGCGCTACTCGTCGAATCCGGCATCACCCCCGCCGGGCCCGGACCGCCATCAGCCGGCTCGCCCGCAATGAGGTGCTCGAGGGCAGTCGACGCGGTCGGCACAGCTCGTACCGGCTCGCCCACGCCGCCGCCAGCCTGGCGATCGGCGGACACTGGATCCTCACCGCCACCGCGACGGCCCGGCCGTGGGACGGCCAGTGGGCCCTGGTCGCGTTCACCTTGCCGCAGGAGCACAGCGCGCAACGGCGGGCGCTGCGCGGCCAGCTCCGGTGGCTGGGGTTCGCGCCGCTGCACGACCCGAAGTGATGGACACCTTCCGGCGGTTCCCCACCCTCGATCCACAGCTGCCGGTCGAGCTGCTGCCGGCCAACTGGCTACGGGATCCCGCCCGGGAGGTCTTCGCCGCCGTCTACGACAAGTCTCGCCGACGTCGCCCAACGACATGTCCGGGCAGTCGTCACCCGCTCCGCCGGTGACGCGGCCCCAGACGACGCAAGCCGGGTCGGCGACCCGTACCGTCGGACGGTGACCACGACCGGGCCGCAGCGCCCCGACGTCCGCGTGGTCGCCGTCGGCGTCGGCGCCTACCAGGCCGGCGACGGCTGGACCCTGACCGGGCCGGTCGACGACGCCGTCCGGATCGCACGGTTCTTCGTCGCCCACGGCGTACCCACCGGAAACGTGGACCTGCTCACCGACCCGGCACCCCCGGCCGACGACCTGCCGGCTGGGGTACGGCGGCGACCCGCCGACCGCGCCACCGTCCGCCAACTGCTGCTGCGCGAGCTGCCTGCCAGCTCCGCGCGGGAACTGTACGTCTACTGGGGCGGCCACGGCTTCGTCGACCCGCGTCGGCGACGCCGGCTGTACTACGCCGACGCCACCGACGCCGACGCCGTCAACCTCGACCTGGACTCGCTGCTGGCGACGTACGCCTCGGACCTCGTCGCGGTGCTGAACCGGCAGCTGTGGCTGGTCGATGTCTGCCAGACGCACGGCCCGGCCCGGCCGCGCCGGATCGACGGGCACGAGACCTTCCCGAGCGGCGACCCGGTCGCCGGACGCAGCCAGGACGTGCTGTTCGCCGCCGCCGTCGGTCAGCCCGCCGCCAACCTGGACCGGCAGCGGACCGGACTGTTCAGCCGGGAGCTGCTGCGGTTGATGGACGCCGACGGCCTCACGGCGCTGGC
Proteins encoded:
- a CDS encoding S8 family serine peptidase, with the translated sequence MSRRFTAGAVATATALALLGAVPARPAAAAPDAAGDVTEYTVVAEAGTGAAEAMAAIETAGGTVTGSTADVGMYQVVTDDAEFAAKVAAAPALLGAAEKRAIGYAPRQRFDAVEQEHRIAGAASAGAAGRRGTRMDPLDDKLWGLPMMRADKSRRVEPGDRRVTVGILDTGVDGQHPDLKPNFSYSLSRNFAPDIPDIDGPCEVESCLDPVDRDDSGHGTHVAGTIGAAANRFGLSGVAPNVTLVALKGGQDSGYFFLDSVVNALVYAGDAGIDVVNMSFYIDPWLYNCLDNPADSAEEQASQRATIEAVNRALRYAHKRGVTLVGSLGNNHEDLGDPRPDSSSPNYGGTPRLRTIDNDTCWDLPVEGAHVIGVSALGPSKAKADYSNYGTEEISVAAPGGWFRDGYGTPTHRTYDNTILSSYPLHVLQEEGAVDADGNIVPDAESYVFKECTSAGVCGYYTYLQGTSMASPHVSGVAALIVSRYGKRDGHRGGLTLDPDKVERHLYRTAADTACPEPRLVSYANEGRSPEWDAYCDGSTSFNGFYGHGIVDAFAAVTRPLHHHH
- a CDS encoding CHAT domain-containing protein encodes the protein MINVSRWRCDALIVEPAGVRVVELPRLTARTVAERADAYLTSLGVAERAAREFDTVPALADDDTLGDVLEWLWDDVAGPVLDALGLADTPPAGTSWPRIWWCPTGPLALLPLHAAGHHRAAGGPLTGTPPRTVIDRVVSSYTPTLRVLREAVEARRDGPTDPRMLVVGLPHTPGQPPLRNVAREQVVLDQLPGHSWAHFACHGDQNLQRPSRRQSAAARRRAHRHRPQPAAAPGRVRSRPTGGMRSVTSMPGTPRWR
- a CDS encoding cytochrome P450, translating into MAPLQQGDRPPGPRGHWLTGNTPAYEADRIGFIQRNHREYGDVFTFDERTVFVIDPELANDVLTRPGNAFLPELAPFDARPDLDRAAERAEAWMPARRAAWAGLDRQASAAFDGRTVEILDAALDAAAGRETDVLAMMRRYAAATIADYCFGVDATGFPELLAEGVAATAPFETAKYGFAAWLPVRRNRRFFRAHRAFTDALLSVVRRRRAGTSSKAGTSTPDLLDVLLAARPAMPDRAVVSTLRPVLLGGHGVPAAALTSLVWELAGRPELVAALRAEAGGPAGSGDPPPAARLPLAEAVVNEALRLYPPAWLMTRTARTTTGLGPWTLRPGDEVLIGAYLIHRDPRWWQRPDEFDPGRWAAGRPAPGAAFLPFGAGPRVCIGTALTMRQLTLTVSRLAQRGSVESSNAAAIRLRFAGRLAPAGLLARFVDGKS
- a CDS encoding PaaX family transcriptional regulator C-terminal domain-containing protein, producing MDTFRRFPTLDPQLPVELLPANWLRDPAREVFAAVYDKSRRRRPTTCPGSRHPLRR